The sequence TTAGAGAGATGGTTGTTGAAGAGATACTTAATAATTTCGCAGGCTAAAGACCTGCGGCTACCCTGTTTTATAAAGTACTGATAACGCATTGAATAAATAGAAATGGTTTATGTATGTCAATATATTCAAAAATATTATTAGGTATAAGTGCTGTTTTAGTGGGGATATTGTATTATTTTGATTTTAAATATATATCCACAATTGGATTTAGCTTTGCTCAAGATTCGTTGGGTCCATTTATTTAAAACTGATATTAATAGCTGGAAGATGCTAAAAGATCTCGGCCTAACTGAAGTAGAAATAACAGGCTTGCCAGAGAGTGATATATCACGAAGAGTGTATCAGGATCAGGCAGGAAATGTTGTTGAAATAACAATGGTTGTGAGCGATCTAAAAAGTTCACTTCATCCACCGACAGATTGTTTGCCTGCTCAAGGGTGGATAATTGATAAGATGAAAGTTGAGAATATTGACATTGGGGGAGAAGTTGTTCTGGTAAACATTATAGTTACTCATATTCCTACTAAAGACAAGGGTATACAGAGTGAGCTGATATGGTACTGGTATCCGATTTATAAGAATAATATGAACAAACATTATAAAGCAGTTTTGTATAATTCAGCGTACCGGGTTATGTATGGTAAGAAATATAAATGGGCAATGGTGAGGTTATCGACACATATAGACAAGAGTGTAGATGATAGTATGAATACAATGACAGAATTCTTTAAAGATATGTATCCTATAATCGAACATATGAAAGATACGGAACAATAATGCTCGGTGTAGCGGTTTACGGTTGGGTGCAGTGAGTTGATAATAGAGTCTATTACTTGTATGTTAAAGGGTGCTTTTCTGGACTGGTTAAATTTCTGTAGATAAGTCAATATCTAACTCTGGCCAGTATAGGTCTGCCGTTTTTCATGTTTTCTCTTCTATAGCTGCAATTTTCATTAAATGTTTCAATAGACCTATTTTGAGGGATGTATTTTTATGTATAGGAACAGAGATTCTCGCAGGATTACCAACTTTCATATAAACGCGATGGCTGCCCTTTGTTCTTTTCAATTTCCAGCCTTTCTTTTCAAGCAATTTGGCGAATTTTTTTCCTGAAATGCTTTTCATACAGCAATCTCTATAATTTCATCCTTATCAGTAATTTTGACATCTTTTATGTCGATGGACAAACAGACCTCAACAGCCTCATAGATGTTACTGAGAAGTTCCTCGAATGTTTCCCCTTGAGTGGCACAGCCTGAAATTGCAGGTATTTCAGCCCAATATCCACCTTCTTCCGCTTGATGAATTATAACTTTGAGTTTCATGATTTATCACCTACCCCTTTTTTAATGTGAAATTACGTAAAATTTTATTCTTTATCCAACAATTAACATACGAACTCGCGAATTTGCTTTTTCAAGGTCTTCTGCCTCTTGTGTTTTTCACAATTTACACGTTTTATTTGTACCATATCTGTTGCCTATCGTCAATATAAAATCATTGATTAAAAGGGCACAGATGTGCAATTGATAGATACTGAGGAGTAAAGTATGTTTTTTGTTTTATCAAAAATATTATGGTATGTAGTGAATCCTTTCAATGTGATTGTGTTTTTGCTTGTTATCGGGCTTTTGTGGTCAATAAAGAGCCGGAGAGCGGGGATTAGGGATAGGAATACTGCTTATTTTTATAACCGGGCACAGAGGTTGTGCGAAGCCAAGTTGAAAATTATGAAAAACGATTTGGGAAGAAACCACCATCGTTTACCGGAGATAGTGCGTATGGATCTCGAGACAACAGAAAGTTAAAAGAAGCGAACTTGGCATATTGGTTAATAAAATTTCCTGGGGAGCGGATAGAAGCTGTTGAAATGTCCATATTATACGTAATGCTTATTTTATGCTATTATAAATAAA is a genomic window of Candidatus Ancaeobacter aquaticus containing:
- a CDS encoding EpsI family protein gives rise to the protein MLKIRWVHLFKTDINSWKMLKDLGLTEVEITGLPESDISRRVYQDQAGNVVEITMVVSDLKSSLHPPTDCLPAQGWIIDKMKVENIDIGGEVVLVNIIVTHIPTKDKGIQSELIWYWYPIYKNNMNKHYKAVLYNSAYRVMYGKKYKWAMVRLSTHIDKSVDDSMNTMTEFFKDMYPIIEHMKDTEQ
- a CDS encoding type II toxin-antitoxin system HicA family toxin, which translates into the protein MKSISGKKFAKLLEKKGWKLKRTKGSHRVYMKVGNPARISVPIHKNTSLKIGLLKHLMKIAAIEEKT
- a CDS encoding type II toxin-antitoxin system HicB family antitoxin encodes the protein MKLKVIIHQAEEGGYWAEIPAISGCATQGETFEELLSNIYEAVEVCLSIDIKDVKITDKDEIIEIAV